In Myxococcus stipitatus, the following are encoded in one genomic region:
- a CDS encoding DUF6066 family protein gives MSRFLVALAAVLLPTLALADVDPRFAKLRDESEPLGGLGAFLEKYVGACEGALVDPQCKSQAEAFRKKYQGKQLYMIVTEDDANMLAPGPFSPASGEYTINITPFFPSGRYAMTHGTPKKTDANGNPVMPLLTVTGTLPDGWSIQLFSRMFSMRGVRAQVVFTPQAVWSLPKKGGGKNYGVTARIEGLLVSEGRTGNQLGLWLNGKDANARR, from the coding sequence TTGAGCCGCTTCCTGGTCGCCCTCGCCGCCGTCCTCCTCCCCACCCTGGCCCTGGCCGACGTGGACCCCCGCTTCGCCAAGCTGCGAGACGAGTCCGAGCCCCTGGGGGGGCTGGGCGCGTTCCTGGAGAAGTACGTAGGGGCGTGTGAAGGGGCGCTGGTGGACCCGCAGTGCAAGTCCCAGGCGGAGGCCTTCCGCAAGAAGTACCAGGGCAAGCAGCTGTACATGATTGTGACGGAGGACGACGCCAACATGCTGGCGCCCGGCCCGTTCTCCCCCGCGTCGGGCGAGTACACCATCAACATCACCCCGTTCTTCCCCAGCGGCCGCTACGCGATGACGCACGGCACGCCCAAGAAGACGGACGCCAACGGCAACCCGGTGATGCCCCTGCTCACCGTCACCGGCACCCTGCCGGACGGGTGGAGCATCCAGCTCTTCTCCCGCATGTTCTCCATGCGCGGCGTGCGCGCCCAGGTAGTCTTCACCCCGCAGGCCGTGTGGTCCCTGCCCAAGAAGGGCGGCGGAAAGAACTATGGCGTGACGGCCCGGATTGAAGGCCTGCTCGTCAGCGAGGGCCGCACCGGCAACCAGCTGGGCCTGTGGCTCAACGGCAAGGACGCCAACGCGCGCCGCTGA
- a CDS encoding phytanoyl-CoA dioxygenase family protein, whose translation MGAARGQEPSIGPTQGKTQGSRGQAANLRCRIGDRAGERSDAVPCSNRALRARGIPRASRVPPPREVEAARIELNRLLLQPASTHARMEFKREHCSTYRPDNPQGIWLVTNTPLAGPWWLEQTHDRRILEVVSDCLGHDIDFQMGFARIRPPGHHNFCSWHQDWTYDRHTTPGLVTALTYLDETTAARGSTWVVPSSHLQGEWHHEGPAFIAEERLAGRGMPVEASPGDVLLLHVLTVHRAGGNAGNHSIRVLLNQYKSASAYPLSKSPHALRGLPLHRAESTRHASRQEVSPAQRALGAALALGGPATPGQLAKTLLRDNPMLYLRLGGLEGVCRTLTQAVRSQAVSVAWGRYFGTSPSTFR comes from the coding sequence CTGGGTGCTGCACGAGGGCAAGAGCCGTCCATCGGTCCAACCCAGGGCAAGACTCAAGGGAGTCGTGGGCAGGCCGCGAACCTCCGATGTCGAATAGGCGACCGCGCTGGGGAGAGAAGTGATGCTGTCCCCTGCTCAAATCGAGCGCTTCGAGCGCGAGGGATACCTCGAGCTTCGAGGGTTCCTCCCCCTCGGGAAGTAGAGGCGGCTCGCATCGAGCTGAATCGCTTGCTCCTGCAGCCTGCGTCCACCCACGCCAGGATGGAGTTCAAGCGGGAGCATTGCAGCACGTACCGCCCCGACAACCCCCAAGGAATCTGGCTGGTGACAAACACGCCGCTGGCAGGGCCCTGGTGGCTGGAGCAAACTCATGACCGGCGCATCTTGGAGGTCGTCTCGGACTGCTTGGGACACGATATCGACTTCCAGATGGGCTTTGCCCGGATCAGACCACCTGGACATCACAACTTCTGTTCCTGGCATCAGGACTGGACCTATGACCGCCACACAACGCCAGGGCTGGTCACGGCGCTGACCTATCTGGACGAGACCACCGCGGCCAGGGGCTCCACCTGGGTTGTCCCAAGCTCCCATCTCCAGGGCGAGTGGCACCATGAGGGTCCAGCCTTCATCGCCGAGGAGCGGCTCGCCGGCAGGGGAATGCCCGTGGAGGCCTCGCCTGGGGATGTGCTCCTCCTGCATGTCCTGACCGTCCACCGGGCCGGAGGCAACGCGGGCAACCACTCCATCCGGGTGCTGCTCAATCAGTACAAGAGCGCGAGCGCATACCCGCTGAGCAAGAGCCCCCATGCGCTGCGCGGGCTGCCGCTTCACCGCGCTGAATCCACACGGCACGCGAGCCGCCAGGAAGTGTCACCCGCGCAGAGGGCACTCGGTGCGGCGCTGGCGCTCGGAGGGCCGGCCACACCCGGACAGCTCGCGAAGACGCTGCTCCGCGACAACCCCATGCTGTATCTGCGCCTGGGCGGACTGGAGGGGGTGTGCCGAACGCTGACCCAGGCAGTCCGCTCTCAAGCGGTGTCCGTGGCCTGGGGACGGTACTTCGGAACGTCCCCGAGCACCTTTCGTTGA
- a CDS encoding PilZ domain-containing protein codes for MFERPQERRSHLRFDKVFTVYLSTNDGMMRGVGRNISARGMFVEVRDAVGLGEKLKVTFAGEDGTEMTCLCEVRYQVALAFGRKDGREGSSRGVGLRIVAYETHDDAPLLLVDRERVMH; via the coding sequence GTGTTCGAGCGTCCGCAAGAGCGCCGCAGTCACCTTCGCTTCGACAAGGTCTTCACCGTCTACCTCTCCACCAATGACGGGATGATGAGGGGCGTTGGCCGCAACATCAGCGCGCGGGGCATGTTCGTGGAGGTCCGCGACGCGGTGGGACTGGGAGAGAAGCTGAAGGTCACCTTCGCGGGCGAGGACGGCACGGAGATGACGTGCCTGTGCGAGGTCCGCTACCAGGTGGCGCTGGCGTTCGGCCGCAAGGACGGGCGCGAGGGCTCCAGCCGCGGGGTGGGCCTGCGAATCGTGGCGTACGAGACGCACGACGACGCGCCGCTGCTCCTGGTGGACCGCGAGCGGGTGATGCACTGA
- a CDS encoding nucleotide exchange factor GrpE codes for MSGNSHSDTTPDVQQAQSSNGGAAPVQDGGAAGARPEQAEARPPVDDVVSEAADGEKERLRAELESSRRRVDELARAYQALNKDREEFKQRLTRERERMLDVERGTVAVALLEAIDELDRALAMSGQDGSSLSHGVRMIRDSLLAKAQGMGIERVKVVGLPYDPNVAEATDMEITPSPDDDQKVVEEFRAAYRMKDRVIRPARVKVAKYVAPANA; via the coding sequence ATGTCTGGCAATTCGCACTCCGACACCACCCCCGATGTTCAGCAGGCCCAGTCCTCCAACGGCGGAGCGGCCCCCGTCCAGGATGGCGGTGCCGCGGGTGCGCGCCCGGAGCAAGCCGAGGCCCGCCCGCCCGTCGACGACGTGGTGTCCGAGGCCGCCGACGGGGAGAAGGAGCGCTTGCGCGCGGAGCTGGAGTCCTCGCGCCGCCGGGTGGATGAGCTGGCGCGGGCCTACCAGGCCCTCAACAAGGACCGCGAGGAGTTCAAGCAGCGGCTGACGCGCGAGCGTGAGCGCATGCTGGACGTCGAGCGCGGCACCGTCGCCGTGGCGCTCCTGGAGGCCATCGACGAGTTGGACCGCGCCCTGGCCATGAGCGGCCAGGACGGCTCGTCGCTGAGCCACGGGGTGCGGATGATTCGCGACTCGCTGCTCGCCAAGGCCCAGGGCATGGGCATCGAGCGGGTGAAGGTCGTGGGCCTCCCCTATGACCCCAACGTGGCCGAGGCCACGGACATGGAAATCACCCCTTCTCCGGATGACGACCAGAAGGTGGTGGAGGAGTTCCGGGCGGCCTACCGCATGAAGGACCGCGTCATCCGTCCGGCGCGCGTGAAGGTGGCCAAGTACGTGGCCCCCGCGAATGCGTGA
- a CDS encoding trypsin-like peptidase domain-containing protein has product MRRRISCPFVSSRLLTVLLALALTPLSARADEDPVGPWLQARVREHAAWFSYSGAGEGRSGAMDLWRERPAGEQGLPNFTPPTSLAPLIRAVEAGVVNITTVSPRESGLAGMKRSTGSGFVLTPDGLVVTNSHVVSGANKIAVRLSDGREFSAEVVGRDASTDVALLRLSGSDLGNLPALFLGDSDRLEVGDWVVAIGNPFGLDHSVSHGMISAKERVLGVGQFDDFIQTDALINPGNSGGPLFNMKGEVVGVNTAIISQGQGIGFAVPINLVKDLLPNLRENGKLERGWLGVVINDDRDRGERRAPMVKDVFRGSPADAAGIRSGDKLVAVNGRAIGSYLQLLRKVALLAPGTEARLTLLRQGATQEVSVRLVARPAQEATEGLVRRALSDEDLGLTLRDLTPEVASPLGQEAWTGALVAAVAPRSPADEAGVRSGDVVMEVNRKRVKDAAGVRAALAKGSSGASLLLRVKRGDSLQYVAISR; this is encoded by the coding sequence ATGCGACGCCGTATAAGCTGCCCCTTCGTGTCTTCCCGACTGCTGACCGTCCTGCTCGCCCTGGCGTTGACCCCTCTGTCGGCACGTGCCGATGAGGACCCCGTGGGGCCCTGGCTCCAGGCGCGCGTGCGAGAGCACGCCGCCTGGTTCTCCTATTCAGGAGCGGGCGAGGGCCGCTCGGGGGCCATGGACCTGTGGCGGGAGCGCCCCGCGGGTGAGCAGGGCCTGCCCAACTTCACGCCGCCCACGTCGCTGGCCCCGCTGATTCGCGCGGTGGAGGCGGGCGTCGTCAACATCACCACGGTGAGCCCCCGGGAGAGCGGGCTCGCGGGCATGAAGCGCTCCACGGGCTCGGGCTTCGTGCTGACGCCCGATGGCCTGGTCGTCACCAACAGCCACGTGGTGTCGGGGGCGAACAAAATCGCGGTGCGCCTGTCGGATGGCCGCGAGTTCTCCGCCGAGGTGGTGGGCCGGGACGCGTCCACGGACGTGGCGCTGCTGCGGCTGAGCGGCTCGGACCTGGGGAACCTGCCCGCGCTGTTCCTGGGGGATTCGGACCGGCTGGAGGTGGGGGACTGGGTGGTGGCCATCGGCAACCCCTTCGGCCTGGACCACTCCGTGTCGCACGGGATGATTTCCGCCAAGGAGCGCGTGCTGGGCGTGGGCCAGTTCGACGACTTCATCCAGACGGACGCGCTCATCAACCCGGGCAACTCGGGCGGGCCGCTGTTCAACATGAAGGGCGAGGTGGTGGGGGTGAACACGGCCATCATCAGCCAGGGGCAGGGCATCGGCTTCGCGGTGCCCATCAACCTGGTGAAGGACCTGCTGCCCAACCTGCGGGAGAACGGGAAGCTGGAGCGCGGCTGGCTGGGCGTGGTCATCAACGATGACCGGGACCGCGGCGAGCGCCGGGCGCCCATGGTGAAGGACGTCTTTCGCGGCAGCCCCGCGGACGCCGCGGGCATCCGCTCCGGGGACAAGCTGGTGGCCGTGAATGGACGGGCCATCGGCTCCTATCTGCAGTTGCTCCGGAAGGTGGCGCTCCTGGCGCCGGGCACCGAGGCGCGGCTGACGCTGCTTCGCCAGGGCGCCACGCAGGAGGTGTCCGTGCGGCTGGTGGCGCGCCCCGCGCAAGAGGCCACCGAGGGGCTGGTCCGGCGCGCGCTCAGCGACGAGGACCTGGGGCTGACGCTGCGGGATTTGACGCCGGAGGTGGCCTCGCCCCTGGGACAGGAGGCGTGGACCGGGGCGCTGGTGGCGGCGGTGGCGCCCCGCAGCCCCGCGGACGAGGCGGGGGTCCGCTCGGGCGACGTGGTGATGGAGGTCAACCGCAAGCGGGTGAAGGACGCGGCGGGGGTCCGTGCCGCGCTGGCCAAGGGCAGCTCCGGCGCCAGCCTCCTGCTCCGGGTGAAGCGGGGAGACTCCCTCCAGTACGTGGCGATTTCTCGCTGA
- a CDS encoding RiPP maturation radical SAM C-methyltransferase, giving the protein MSPSRAERWASPVVMVAMPWASVRQPSLQLGILCARLERAGIAARGLYANLEFAERLGLPTYEEYSSFHNFIADWLFSTLLFPGRDGDEHTGRTSTSQFYAFATKQGCSAEQLAEIRRLKDVVPNFIEWVLEAVDWAHVRVVGFSTTMLQPVASLALARLLKERHPHLKVLFGGAGCSGPMGRALHRNFIFVDGVVDGEADLTIAPLVQALLRDEDPTEIPGLLWRDAHGTCTRRPPQPVAELDDYPLPTYQDYFDQLQHRRFAPGIEVRLPFEASRGCWWAVQSHCLFCGLNGEVTRQRARPVEAVVQELKTQREQHQTALFVATDNIIDPRHLVSLPRQLEQRLSGVELFFEVRAVMTRAQMSGLARGGIIHLQPGLESLVPEVLEMVKKGTTPIINLCFLRRTRELGINVYWNMLHGLPGERAEWYEALLSRLPWFFHLTWPDVVEFSLERFSPYFNHPDKHQVHIKGPLPGYRFVWDLPDAEIEELCFDLDFEAPGVARHGPLGARLRAGVAEWARSKAIFTATRLPGEHLQIIDHRPVPNAGRRLLDPLSGLILRTFEEPLTLQRAGKRLLTHHPEAYLRMGGKEGVRRLVEALVREHLLYSEAGQYLFLAIPESEDFWVLHEGKSRPSVQPRARLKGVVGRPRTSDVE; this is encoded by the coding sequence ATGAGCCCGTCTCGCGCGGAGAGGTGGGCCTCGCCGGTGGTGATGGTGGCCATGCCCTGGGCCTCCGTCCGGCAACCCTCCCTGCAGCTTGGCATCCTGTGCGCGAGGCTTGAGCGCGCAGGCATCGCAGCGCGCGGGCTGTACGCGAACCTTGAGTTCGCTGAACGGCTCGGCCTTCCCACCTACGAGGAATACAGCTCATTCCATAACTTCATCGCGGACTGGCTCTTCTCAACCTTGCTCTTCCCCGGGCGTGACGGTGATGAACACACCGGAAGGACATCCACGAGCCAGTTCTATGCGTTCGCCACGAAGCAGGGGTGCAGCGCCGAGCAGCTCGCGGAGATTCGGCGGCTCAAGGACGTGGTGCCAAACTTCATCGAGTGGGTGCTCGAGGCGGTCGACTGGGCACACGTGCGTGTCGTCGGATTCTCCACGACGATGCTCCAGCCAGTCGCTTCCCTGGCGCTCGCGCGATTGCTGAAGGAGCGCCACCCGCACCTCAAGGTCCTCTTCGGCGGAGCGGGTTGCTCGGGGCCGATGGGGCGCGCACTGCACAGGAACTTCATCTTCGTGGACGGCGTCGTTGACGGAGAGGCGGATCTTACCATCGCCCCGCTCGTCCAGGCGCTGCTGCGAGATGAGGACCCCACGGAGATTCCCGGCTTGCTCTGGCGGGATGCGCACGGCACCTGCACCCGCCGTCCGCCCCAGCCCGTGGCCGAGCTCGACGACTACCCATTGCCGACCTATCAGGATTACTTCGATCAACTCCAGCACAGACGCTTCGCGCCAGGCATCGAGGTCCGGCTGCCATTCGAGGCCTCGCGGGGGTGCTGGTGGGCCGTCCAGAGCCACTGTCTGTTCTGCGGGCTCAACGGCGAAGTCACCCGACAGCGCGCCCGCCCCGTGGAGGCGGTCGTCCAGGAGCTGAAGACCCAGCGCGAGCAGCACCAGACCGCGCTCTTCGTTGCAACAGACAACATCATCGACCCCAGGCACCTCGTCTCCCTGCCCCGGCAGCTCGAGCAACGACTCTCCGGCGTGGAGCTCTTCTTCGAGGTCCGTGCGGTAATGACCCGGGCGCAGATGAGTGGCCTGGCACGGGGTGGCATCATCCACCTCCAACCTGGCCTGGAGAGCCTGGTACCAGAGGTGCTGGAGATGGTGAAGAAGGGCACCACCCCTATCATCAACCTCTGCTTCCTGCGCCGGACACGCGAGTTGGGAATCAACGTGTACTGGAACATGCTGCATGGTCTGCCAGGGGAGAGGGCCGAGTGGTACGAAGCCCTGCTGTCGCGCTTGCCCTGGTTCTTCCACCTGACCTGGCCAGACGTCGTCGAGTTCAGCCTGGAGCGGTTCAGCCCCTACTTCAATCACCCGGACAAGCATCAGGTCCACATCAAGGGGCCGCTCCCCGGGTATCGCTTCGTGTGGGATTTGCCGGATGCGGAGATAGAGGAGCTCTGCTTCGACCTGGACTTCGAGGCCCCTGGTGTCGCCAGACACGGGCCACTCGGAGCACGCCTGCGGGCAGGGGTGGCCGAGTGGGCACGGTCCAAGGCCATCTTCACGGCGACGAGGCTGCCCGGAGAGCATCTCCAGATCATCGACCACCGGCCCGTTCCCAATGCAGGCAGGCGGCTTCTCGATCCGCTCAGCGGGCTCATCCTGCGGACCTTCGAAGAGCCGCTGACGCTCCAGCGCGCGGGCAAGCGGCTCCTGACGCACCACCCCGAGGCCTACCTCCGAATGGGAGGCAAGGAGGGCGTCCGGCGGCTCGTCGAGGCACTCGTCCGAGAGCACCTGCTCTACTCGGAGGCGGGCCAATACCTGTTCCTCGCCATCCCCGAGTCGGAGGACTTCTGGGTGCTGCACGAGGGCAAGAGCCGTCCATCGGTCCAACCCAGGGCAAGACTCAAGGGAGTCGTGGGCAGGCCGCGAACCTCCGATGTCGAATAG
- the ftsH gene encoding ATP-dependent zinc metalloprotease FtsH: MGPRGKKSDKPGTPGKGFKFGSPLGYILLLVLGFLLFRNVFQDAGVRRVSYSQFRDAVESGNFSRVQISNEWVKGFLKDTAQPPPQPQGERPLRGEPSALPWMAYRVQGDESLVPLLEQKGVQFEAVPQSGLGEALWIWLLPLGLFFLFWSFMMRRVAGGMGQGPQSVMSFGKTRAKVQAESDTGVGFNDVAGVDEAVDELREIVEFLKTPEKFRRLGGRIPKGVLLVGPPGTGKTLLARAVAGEAGVPFFSLSGSEFVEMFVGVGAARVRDLFAQATAKAPCIIFIDELDAIGKSRNAGIAGGHDEREQTLNQLLAEMDGFDSRAGLIILAATNRPEILDSALLRPGRFDRQVLVDRPDKRGRERVLEIHARGVKLGPDVDLKTIAARTPGFAGADLANVVNEAALLAARRNRDAVTRADFEEAIERVVAGLEKKNRRMNEREKEIVAHHEAGHAVVGWMMPHAERVTKVSIIPRGLAALGYTMSLPLEDRYLMSLDELRDKMAGMMGGRASEEIFIGEVSTGASNDIRQATEVARLMVRDYGMSTLGPVALSADHGPNFLRSAGLPESRTYSEQTARMIDEEVRKLVSEALDRAREVLTTHKDKVQALAARLLAVEVVEEDTMVAILGPKVVAQRGMLHPEARQVISAHPVGSSDEQPPPTQHSESPLD; this comes from the coding sequence ATGGGTCCGCGCGGAAAGAAGTCCGACAAGCCAGGGACGCCGGGCAAGGGGTTCAAGTTCGGCTCACCCCTGGGCTACATCCTGTTGCTCGTGCTGGGCTTCCTCCTGTTCCGGAATGTCTTCCAGGACGCGGGTGTCCGCCGGGTGAGCTACAGCCAGTTCCGCGACGCGGTGGAGTCCGGCAACTTCAGCCGGGTGCAGATCTCCAATGAGTGGGTGAAGGGCTTCCTCAAGGACACGGCCCAGCCACCCCCTCAGCCGCAAGGGGAGCGTCCGCTGCGGGGAGAGCCCAGCGCGCTGCCGTGGATGGCCTACCGCGTCCAGGGGGACGAGTCGCTCGTGCCGCTCCTGGAGCAGAAGGGGGTCCAATTCGAGGCGGTGCCCCAGTCGGGGCTGGGCGAGGCGCTGTGGATATGGCTCCTGCCGCTGGGCCTGTTCTTCCTCTTCTGGAGCTTCATGATGAGGCGGGTCGCGGGCGGCATGGGTCAGGGCCCGCAGAGCGTCATGAGCTTCGGGAAGACGCGCGCCAAGGTGCAGGCGGAGTCCGACACCGGCGTGGGCTTCAACGACGTGGCCGGCGTGGACGAGGCCGTGGACGAGCTGCGCGAAATCGTCGAGTTCCTCAAGACGCCGGAGAAGTTCCGCCGCCTGGGGGGCCGCATCCCCAAGGGTGTGCTGCTCGTGGGGCCGCCGGGGACGGGCAAGACGCTGCTGGCGCGAGCGGTGGCGGGCGAGGCGGGGGTGCCCTTCTTCAGCCTCTCCGGCTCCGAGTTCGTGGAGATGTTCGTCGGCGTGGGCGCGGCGCGCGTGCGGGACTTGTTCGCGCAGGCCACCGCGAAGGCGCCTTGCATCATCTTCATCGACGAGCTGGATGCCATCGGCAAGAGCCGCAACGCGGGCATCGCCGGTGGCCATGACGAGCGCGAGCAGACGCTCAACCAGCTGCTCGCGGAGATGGACGGGTTCGACAGCCGCGCGGGGCTCATCATCCTGGCGGCCACCAACCGGCCGGAAATCCTGGACAGCGCGCTGTTGCGGCCGGGCCGGTTCGACCGGCAGGTGCTGGTGGACCGTCCCGACAAGCGCGGCCGCGAGCGGGTGCTGGAGATTCATGCCCGAGGCGTGAAGCTGGGCCCGGACGTCGACTTGAAGACCATCGCCGCGCGCACGCCGGGCTTCGCGGGCGCGGACCTGGCCAACGTGGTGAATGAAGCAGCGCTCTTGGCGGCGCGGCGCAACCGCGACGCGGTGACCCGCGCGGACTTCGAGGAGGCCATCGAGCGGGTGGTCGCGGGCCTGGAGAAGAAGAACCGCCGGATGAACGAGCGCGAGAAGGAGATTGTCGCGCACCACGAGGCAGGGCACGCGGTGGTGGGCTGGATGATGCCGCACGCGGAGCGGGTGACGAAGGTCTCCATCATCCCCCGTGGCCTCGCGGCGCTGGGCTACACCATGTCCCTGCCGCTGGAGGACCGCTACCTCATGTCGCTGGACGAACTGCGCGACAAGATGGCGGGGATGATGGGCGGCCGCGCGTCGGAGGAGATCTTCATCGGCGAGGTCTCCACCGGCGCCTCCAATGACATCCGCCAGGCCACGGAGGTGGCGCGGCTGATGGTGCGCGACTACGGCATGAGCACCTTGGGGCCCGTGGCGCTCAGCGCCGACCATGGCCCCAACTTCCTGCGCTCCGCGGGACTGCCCGAGTCGCGCACGTACTCCGAGCAGACCGCGCGGATGATTGACGAAGAGGTGCGCAAGCTCGTCAGTGAAGCGTTGGACCGGGCTCGCGAGGTCCTCACCACCCACAAGGACAAGGTGCAGGCGCTGGCGGCGCGGCTGTTGGCCGTGGAGGTGGTGGAGGAGGACACCATGGTGGCCATCCTGGGCCCCAAGGTGGTGGCCCAGCGCGGGATGCTCCACCCCGAGGCCCGCCAGGTCATCTCCGCCCACCCGGTGGGGTCCTCCGACGAGCAGCCCCCTCCCACCCAGCACTCCGAGTCGCCCCTGGATTGA
- a CDS encoding Glu/Leu/Phe/Val dehydrogenase, translating into MASEENFMRAPAPTPKRTVYTEAMEIFHRAADLIKLDKRVRLELEEPDYEHIFYVTAKLKDRLVPLIPERAKQFSDLPETQVRNKDGLELLANGSIILNGRALLGSDVAIRQGHLRLPDGKVYQLVPGESQRFKAYRVQHNQARGPYKGGLRYHREVSLDLFKALAAEMTWKTAISEVPFGGGKGGIQIDPREYGKEELEAITLRFMYRLKSLIGPNIDIPAPDVGTNPEIMALLYRQFSDGERERHNLRGIVTGKDVRIGGSEGRGKATGQGVAFCIEDYYADRGESVKGKTFVLQGFGNVGSHAANILAGAGARLLAVNDADGTIYNGDGIDVQALMAYVQDPKNLKRSVLGFPGAQKIEKKDLWDVQADILVPAALGGEITADIAERLKVKLIAEGANGPTTPEADRVLQKRGIELIPDIIANAGGVTVSYYEWIQNKRMERWSEAEVDQRLERAMKRNYRIIRDISRNQPRKTDMHDSRQYCIGEPVDTRCAAMILALKRIEAHYLLEGFSQ; encoded by the coding sequence ATGGCCAGCGAAGAGAACTTCATGCGCGCGCCGGCGCCCACGCCGAAGCGCACCGTCTACACCGAGGCGATGGAGATCTTCCATCGGGCGGCGGACCTCATCAAGCTGGACAAGCGCGTCCGCCTTGAGCTGGAGGAGCCCGACTACGAGCACATCTTCTATGTCACGGCGAAGCTGAAGGACCGCCTGGTCCCGCTCATCCCCGAGCGCGCCAAGCAGTTCTCCGATCTGCCGGAGACCCAGGTGCGCAACAAGGATGGCCTGGAGCTGCTGGCCAACGGCAGCATCATCCTCAATGGCCGCGCCCTGCTCGGCTCCGACGTGGCCATCCGCCAGGGTCACCTCCGTCTGCCGGACGGCAAGGTCTACCAGCTGGTCCCCGGCGAGTCCCAGCGCTTCAAGGCCTACCGCGTCCAGCACAACCAGGCCCGTGGCCCCTACAAGGGCGGCCTGCGCTACCACCGCGAAGTCTCCCTGGACCTCTTCAAGGCCCTGGCCGCGGAGATGACCTGGAAGACGGCCATCTCCGAGGTCCCCTTCGGCGGCGGCAAGGGCGGCATCCAGATCGACCCGCGCGAGTACGGCAAGGAGGAGCTGGAGGCCATCACCCTGCGCTTCATGTACCGGCTCAAGAGCCTCATCGGGCCGAACATCGACATCCCCGCGCCGGACGTGGGCACCAACCCGGAGATCATGGCGCTCTTGTACCGCCAGTTCTCCGACGGTGAGCGCGAGCGCCACAACCTGCGCGGCATCGTCACGGGCAAGGACGTGCGCATCGGCGGCTCCGAGGGCCGCGGCAAGGCCACCGGCCAGGGCGTCGCGTTCTGCATCGAGGACTACTACGCCGACCGCGGCGAGAGCGTGAAGGGCAAGACCTTCGTCCTCCAGGGCTTCGGCAACGTGGGCAGCCACGCCGCCAACATCCTGGCCGGCGCGGGCGCGCGCCTCTTGGCCGTGAATGACGCCGACGGCACCATCTACAACGGCGACGGCATCGACGTGCAGGCCCTCATGGCCTACGTCCAGGACCCGAAGAACCTCAAGCGCAGCGTGCTGGGCTTCCCCGGCGCGCAGAAGATCGAGAAGAAGGACCTGTGGGACGTCCAGGCGGACATCCTCGTCCCCGCGGCGCTGGGTGGCGAAATCACCGCCGACATCGCCGAGCGCCTCAAGGTCAAGCTCATCGCCGAGGGCGCCAACGGCCCCACCACCCCGGAGGCCGACCGCGTCCTGCAGAAGCGCGGCATCGAGCTCATCCCGGACATCATCGCCAACGCCGGTGGTGTGACGGTGAGCTACTACGAGTGGATCCAGAACAAGCGCATGGAGCGCTGGAGCGAGGCCGAGGTCGACCAGCGCCTCGAGCGCGCGATGAAGCGCAACTACCGCATCATCCGCGACATCTCCCGCAACCAGCCGCGCAAGACGGACATGCACGACAGCCGCCAGTACTGCATCGGCGAGCCCGTGGACACCCGCTGCGCCGCGATGATTCTCGCGCTCAAGCGCATCGAGGCCCACTACCTGCTCGAGGGCTTCTCGCAGTAG
- a CDS encoding DUF2087 domain-containing protein, with protein sequence MADSKAAVSVKLARYLDAEGRLKSWPSKRSVQLEALRYLAGRLPTGVEWSERELNEQLKSLATFGDWALLRRDLCDARWLDRSPDGRRYWRVPSSPG encoded by the coding sequence ATGGCCGATTCGAAGGCTGCAGTGTCCGTGAAGCTTGCTCGCTACCTGGATGCCGAGGGGCGGCTGAAGAGCTGGCCGTCCAAGCGCTCCGTCCAACTCGAGGCCTTGCGCTACCTGGCGGGCCGCCTGCCGACTGGGGTGGAGTGGAGCGAGCGCGAGCTGAATGAGCAGTTGAAGTCACTGGCGACCTTTGGCGACTGGGCACTCCTTCGCAGGGACCTGTGCGATGCGCGCTGGCTGGACCGCTCTCCCGATGGGCGGAGGTACTGGCGGGTGCCTTCGTCTCCTGGCTGA